GCGAGCCTCCGAGGCGCGTTGGACCCGCGTGCCCGGCGTGCCCCGCATGCCCCGATTCTCCGTTGGCGCGGGGGCGGCGCACGCGCGATCCGGTCACCTCGATCGCGCCCGAGACGAACTCCTGCTTCACCCGCTCGCGGAAGGCGGGGTCGGCGCGGAGCGGCGGGGCCGCGCGAAGGGCGGCGCGGGCGCGCTCGGCCTCGGGACTCAACCGAAGCGCCTCGGCTTCCTGCCGCTCTTCGTCCTGTTCGCTCATAGTCCCGCCTTCTCGAGGGCTTTGCCCAGCTCCGACAGCGCGCGCGAGTACCGCTTGCGCACCGCGGCTTCGTTCAAACCGGTGATCGCGGCGATCTGGTCGTAGCCCAGCCCCTCGTACTCGCGCAGCACCACGACCTCGCGGAGCGGCTCGCGCAGATGCCGCAGCGCCTCCTGAACCAGGCGCGCGCGCTCCGCCGACACCGCGTCGGCCTCGGGGTCGCGCGCGCTCGACGCCAGCGTCTCGGCCAGCCCGGGCGTCGCCTCGAGCGACGCCGCGGTGGCGGTCATCCGGTACGCACCGGAGCGCCAGAGGTCGCGGCACACGTTGGTGGCGATGGCCATGACCCAGGGTCCCGGGTCGCGCGCCACGTCCAGCTGGTGCGCTCCGCGATGGATCTTCAAGAACACTTCCTGCGCGGCGTCCTGCGCCGCGACGGGGTCGCCCAAGAGGCGCTTGAGGAGGGAGAACACGCGATCGAAGTAGGCCTCGAAGAAGTCGCCGAGAGCCTGTGGATCGCGCCGCCTCACGCCCTCCAGGTCCAACCCGGACGTCCGGTCGCTCACAACCCGACCGGCCGCCGCGGCACTCGCGTCCGATTCGTATACGGACGAGGCGCTCTTTTGTCCCGGGGTCCGGGAGGAGGCATCCACGCGGGGAAGCCTACCACAGGGGGTGGCCGAGAGCCGCACCCGGGAGCCGCAAGCCTCGGCCCGTCCCGGGCCCGAGCACCCGACCCTCAGTGGGCCGAAACGCCCGCGAAGCTTGACCCCCGGGGCCCTGGCCCCCACCATGGGGTAATGCCTACGGCTTCAAGGGCTTCCTTCCCGATCCGCTGCGCCGGCATGGACGTCGGCTCCAACGCCATGCGGCTCATCATCGCCGAGTTCAAGAGCCCCACCCGCTACAAGGTGGTGGAGCGGGTCCGGATGCCGGTCCGCCTGGGCGCCTCCGTCTTCAAGACGAACCGGATCGACCCAGAGACCCTGGAAGCGGCGATCGAGGCCTTCCGCCAGTTCCGGAAGACGATGGAGGGGCACGGCGTGGTCGTCCACCGGGCGGTCGCGACCAGCGCCACCCGCGAGGCCAAGAACCGCGCCGCGTTCCTGGAGCGGGTGCACACCGAAACGGGGATCGACCTGGAGCTGATCCGCGGCACCGAGGAGGCGCGCCTGGTCGCGCTGGGGGTGCGGAGCCGGCTCTCGCTGGATCGTGGGATCTCGATGATCCTGGACGTCGGCGGCGGCTCGAGCGAGATCGCGCTCGTGGGCCACGGGGAGATCCTCGTGGTCGAATCGCACGACGTGGGGACGGTGCGGCTCCTGGAGCGCACCGGCCACGCCTCGCACGACAAGACGCTCCACCTGATCCACGCCATTCTCAAGTCCTCGCGCTTTCCGATCCTCGACTTCTTCAAGCGTCGGAAGCTGGCGCGGCTGGTCGGGACGGGCGGGAACATCGAGACCATCGCGACGCTCAACCTTTCCGCGGCGGCTTCCCGGACCGGGAAGAACGGCAAGAACGGCAAGAACGGCAAGGACGCCAAGAGCGAGGAGCGGCCGCCCGCGCGGCTCACGGTGGCGCGGCTGCGCCAGACGCTGCACCGGCTGGCCCGGGTGTCGCCCGAGGAGCGCGTGAAGCGCTACGATCTTCGTCCCGACCGCGCCGACGTCATCGTTCCCGCGGGAGCGATCTTCGAGTACGTCGCCTCGCTCGTGGGCGCCAAGGAGATCTGGGTGCCCTTCACCGGGCTCGTGGACGGCGTGCTGATCGACGTGGCGCGCACCGCGGGCGCCGAGGGGATGAAGCAGCTGGAGGTCAGCCAGACGCGGAACGCGGCGTTGGCACTCCTCAAGAAATACGAGGCCGATCCCAAGCACGCCGAGCACGTGAGCGAGCTGGCGGGCGACCTCTTCGACCAGCTCAAGTCGCTTCACAAGCTCTCGAAGCGCGATCGCCTGCTCCTGGATCTCGCCGCGCTGCTCCACGAGGTGGGGAACTTCATCGGCGCGCCGGGGCACCATCGCCACGCCTACTACATCATCTCCGAGTCGCCGATCCTGGGTCTGACCGACGAGGAGCTGCAGATCGTGGCGAACGTGGCCCGCTACCATCGAAAGGCGATGCCCGACGCCGACCACGAGTGCTACGCCGAGCTGGACGAGGACGCGCAGGACCGCGTGCGCGCGCTGGCCGCCATCCTGCGCGTGGCCGACGCGCTGGACCACGACCACAAGCAGAAGGTGCTCCGGGTCAAGGCCAAGGCGGGCGACTCCAAGCTGCGCCTCAAGATTCGCGCCCGGGGCGACGTGACGCTGGACCAGTGGGCGCTGGAGAACAAGGGCGACCTCTTCCACGAGGAGTTCGGCCTCGAGCCGGTGGTGGAAAATGGCTGAGCGCCTGCCCGATCTTCCCGAGAAGCTCGACGCCGGCGCGAAGCCGGCCCGCTCGGGCCCCACGCCGGTTCCGGCCGCGGCCGCACCCGAGCGGCCGCCGATCCTCTCGGTCATCGACGTCGGCGCGAGCGGGATCCGCATGCTGATCGCGGAGCTTTCCCCCGACGGCTCGGTGCGCACGCTGGAAGAGCTGGAGCGGCCGATCGCCCTCGGCAGGGACACCTTTCAGACCGGCAGCCTCTCCGTCGCGAGCATCCGGAAAGCCGTGAACGTGCTCCGCCAGTACCGCGCGGTCATGGACACCTACGGCGTGCAGCACACGCGCGCGGTCGCGACCAGCGCGGTGCGCGGGGCGCTGAACCGCGACACGTTCGTGGACCGCGTGTTCCTCGCGACCGGAATCGAGCTGGAGGTGATCGAGGGATCGCAGGAGAGCCTGCTCACCTTCGCGGCCGTGCAGCGCTACATGGAAGCCCATCCCGAGTACCGGGAAGGGGAGGCGCTCCTTCTGTCCCTGGGCGGCGGCGCCACGGAATGGGCGCTGGTGCGGAACGGGCAGGTGGCGGCCTCGATCACGCACGACATGGGGACCCTCCGCATGCGCGAGGTGCTGCGCACGGACACCGGCGACCGCCGGGCGCGGGCACGCCTCCTGCAGCACAACGCGCGCGAGATGATGAACGTGGTCAAGCGGGCGCTCCCCTTCGAGCACGTCACCCGCCTGGTCGCGGTGGGGTCGGAGGCGCGCTTCGCCGCGCGCGTGCTCGCGGGGAAGGAGTCGGAGGCGCAGGACCTGACCGCGATCGCCGCGAAAGACTTGAAGAAGCTCGCCGACCAGATCCTCCCGCTCACTCCCGAGCAGATCGCGCAGGCCTACTCGGTGGCGCCCAACGAGACGGAACTGCTCGCGCCGGCGCTCTTCGCCTACGCCGAGCTGACCCGCCTGAACCAGGTGGACCAGCTGCTGGTGGCGCGGGCCAGCATGCGGGAGGGGCTGATCCTCCACATGGTGCGGTCGATCCGGAGCGGGAGCACGGTGCTCTTCCCGGATCAGACGATCGCCGCCGCGGTGAATCTGGCGCGCAAGTACGGGGCCGACGAGAAGCACGGGCTGCAGACGGCGACCCTGGCGCGCGCCATCTTCCAGGCCACCTTTTCGCAGCACCAGATGGGGGAGCGGGAGCAGCTATTGCTGGAGGTGGCGTCGATCGTCCACGACATCGGCGAGTTCGTCGCCTCGCGGGGACACCACCGCCACACCTACTACCTGCTGGTGCACTCCGAAGTCTTCGGACTCTCGCAGATGGACCTCGAGATCGTGGCCAACATCGCGCGCTACCACCGGCGCGGCGTGCCGCAGGCCGACCACCCCTCGTACGCCTCGCTCCCGCGCCCCGCGCGCCTCGCCGTGAACCGCCTCTCCGCGATCCTTCGCGTGGCCGACGCCCTGGACAAGAGCCATAGCCAGCGCGTTCTGGACCCGAAGATCACCGTGTCGGGCGACGAGCTCCGGATCCAGGTGGACAGCACCGAGGATCTCGGCCTCGAGAGAATGTCCCTCGACGCGAAGTCGGGACTGTTCGAAGAGGTGTTCGGCCTGAAGCCGGTGATCGTGGAGGGTATGACCGCTTAAGCCGCCGCCGCTCGTAAGTTACGTTTTCCCTTGCAATTCCCCGATAAACCGTATATCCTTTCGAACGACTCGACCAGCCCACTGCATCCTGGAGGTGTGACGTGCTGATCCCCCCCGCGTCCCCGGCTCCCGCCGTTCGCTTCCGCGTTCCCGGCTCCTTTCTCGCGATCCTCGTCATCACCGCGTTGAGCGCGGCCGCTCCCGCATCCGCGCAGTATCTCTGGATCGACACGAACGGCGACGGCGTGAACACGAGCGCCGACGTCGTCGCGCCCAGCGGCGCCACCACCATCGACGTCTGGCTCGCCACCGACCACAACGCCAACGGCGATCCCGCCGTCTGCGCGAGCGGCGACGCGACGCTCACGCTGGCGTCGTACTCCGTCGTGCTCCGGGCCACCAACGGCACCGTGAGCTGGGGAGCGGTCACCAACCAGATCGCCGCGTTCACGACGGCGGTGCCCTCCAGCTCCGACGATACCGAGCGGGAGCTGGGCTATTACGGCGGCGCGGGGCTGCCGCCGGGGACCTATCGACTGGCCACGCTCTCCTCCACGGTGGCCTCGGGAACGCCCAGCATCGCGTTCGCGCCCCAGGGGACGCTGGACGCAAACTTCCGAACCGGCTTCGGCTCCGCCTGCTCCGGAACCGACTTCGACAACCTGATC
Above is a genomic segment from Candidatus Binatia bacterium containing:
- a CDS encoding RNA polymerase sigma factor gives rise to the protein MRRRDPQALGDFFEAYFDRVFSLLKRLLGDPVAAQDAAQEVFLKIHRGAHQLDVARDPGPWVMAIATNVCRDLWRSGAYRMTATAASLEATPGLAETLASSARDPEADAVSAERARLVQEALRHLREPLREVVVLREYEGLGYDQIAAITGLNEAAVRKRYSRALSELGKALEKAGL
- a CDS encoding Ppx/GppA phosphatase family protein produces the protein MDVGSNAMRLIIAEFKSPTRYKVVERVRMPVRLGASVFKTNRIDPETLEAAIEAFRQFRKTMEGHGVVVHRAVATSATREAKNRAAFLERVHTETGIDLELIRGTEEARLVALGVRSRLSLDRGISMILDVGGGSSEIALVGHGEILVVESHDVGTVRLLERTGHASHDKTLHLIHAILKSSRFPILDFFKRRKLARLVGTGGNIETIATLNLSAAASRTGKNGKNGKNGKDAKSEERPPARLTVARLRQTLHRLARVSPEERVKRYDLRPDRADVIVPAGAIFEYVASLVGAKEIWVPFTGLVDGVLIDVARTAGAEGMKQLEVSQTRNAALALLKKYEADPKHAEHVSELAGDLFDQLKSLHKLSKRDRLLLDLAALLHEVGNFIGAPGHHRHAYYIISESPILGLTDEELQIVANVARYHRKAMPDADHECYAELDEDAQDRVRALAAILRVADALDHDHKQKVLRVKAKAGDSKLRLKIRARGDVTLDQWALENKGDLFHEEFGLEPVVENG
- a CDS encoding Ppx/GppA phosphatase family protein; protein product: MAERLPDLPEKLDAGAKPARSGPTPVPAAAAPERPPILSVIDVGASGIRMLIAELSPDGSVRTLEELERPIALGRDTFQTGSLSVASIRKAVNVLRQYRAVMDTYGVQHTRAVATSAVRGALNRDTFVDRVFLATGIELEVIEGSQESLLTFAAVQRYMEAHPEYREGEALLLSLGGGATEWALVRNGQVAASITHDMGTLRMREVLRTDTGDRRARARLLQHNAREMMNVVKRALPFEHVTRLVAVGSEARFAARVLAGKESEAQDLTAIAAKDLKKLADQILPLTPEQIAQAYSVAPNETELLAPALFAYAELTRLNQVDQLLVARASMREGLILHMVRSIRSGSTVLFPDQTIAAAVNLARKYGADEKHGLQTATLARAIFQATFSQHQMGEREQLLLEVASIVHDIGEFVASRGHHRHTYYLLVHSEVFGLSQMDLEIVANIARYHRRGVPQADHPSYASLPRPARLAVNRLSAILRVADALDKSHSQRVLDPKITVSGDELRIQVDSTEDLGLERMSLDAKSGLFEEVFGLKPVIVEGMTA